GATATCGGAGCTGCGACATTTCGATCTCACTACGCAGCGCTCGACGCGCGATGCGGAAGTCGCGCTGATACTTCCGGCGGATGGAGTTGCAGCCAAGCGCGCGAGCGGCCGCAAGCGCGATGTAAAGGCGGCGCAACGCGCCGGTGATCGTGTGGCGATAACCGACCTCTGGGCTGCCGACACTCTCGTCATCGTTCCGTCGGAGTCGCACGTTGCGCCCGAGATGCGACGCACGTGGGACGAAGCGCAGCATCATCTGCTGCTCGCGATGCGTCGCGGTGAGGATGTCCTCACGCGCGACGAGCTGTACGTGGCTCCCGCCACCGCCGTGCGCACGCTCGGCTCGTTCGGCACAATCGCACTTGACGGCGAAGGCGAGCCGGATATCGGATTTCCATTCCGCGCACCGGAGACGATCAACCGCGATCTCAAATTATTGAATCGCATCGTGCGCGACGGCGTGCCGACGCTGATCCTGTGCGACAACGCGGGTCAGATCGAGCGGCTGGAAGAATTGCTCACGACGAGCGCACGCGATCCGATGCCGGCGGGATTGGTCCTCGGCGTTCTCGCCGGCGGCTTCTTTCTCCCCCCGCGCGGAACGGACCCCGGTCTTCGCGTACTCACTGACCACGAGATATTCCGACGCGAGCGACGCATTCGTCGCGCGCGCAAGTACATCACCGGCGGCGGCATCGACACACTCGGCGCGATCACGCCCGGTGATTACGTCGTGCATCTGGAACACGGAATCGGCATCTATCGCGGCATCGAGCAGCTTTTCGTCAAGGAAGCGACGGTCGAGGTTGCGGTGATCGAGTACGAAGGCGGCGATCGCCTCAACGTTCCGCTGTATCGTATAGATCAGATCGAACGCTACCGCGCCGCGTCGGACGTCGGCGACGACGTTCCGCCACCGCGCCTGCACAAGCTCGGCGGACGCCGATGGGGACAACAGCGCGATCGGACGCGCGCGGCGATCCAGGAGATGACGGTCGAACTGCTGGACCTGTACGCGCGTCGTAGCGTGGCAACCCGCACTCCGGCGCTTCCCGACACGACGTGGCAACGCCAGCTCGAATCATCGTTCCTGTTCGAGGACACCAACGATCAGCGCAAGGCGACTGTCGATGTGAAGGGCGACATGGAGCGTCCGCGTCCGATGGATCGCCTGCTTGTCGGCGACGTCGGTTACGGCAAGACCGAGATAGCAGTACGCGCGGCATTCAAGGCGGTGCAGTCGGGCAGACAGGTCGCCGTGCTCGTTCCGACGACGATTCTCGCGGATCAACACGCGCGCACCTTCGGCGATCGCTTCGCCGATTTTCCGATCAACGTGAAGGTCATGAGCCGCTTCCAGACGCACAAGGAACAGCTCGACACCCTCAAGGAGGTCGCGGCAAAAAAGGTGGACGTCGTGATCGGCACACATCGTCTGTTGAGTCCCGATGTGAAGTTCGGCGATCTCGGTCTCATCATCATCGACGAGGAGCATCGCTTCGGCGTGAAGCACAAGGAACGGCTCAAGCAGCTTCGGTTGGAAACCGACGTGCTCACGCTCACCGCGACGCCGATCCCGCGCACGCTGCACCAGTCGCTGGCCGGACTGCGCGACATGACGCTGATGCAGACACCGCCACGCGACCGCTCGCCGGTTCTAACCTACGTCGAGCCGTGGGACGAGGCGTTGATAGAGGAGGGAATCTCACGCGAGCTGGACCGCGGCGGACAGGTGTTCTTCGTGCACAATCGCATCGAAACGATCGACGCCATTGCGCAGCACATTGGCAGGCTCGTGCCGCGGGCGCGCATCGCAGTAGGTCACGGTCAGATGCGCGAGCGCGAGCTGGAAGAAGTGATGCGTCGCTTTGTTCAGGGTGAAGTCGACGTGCTCGTCTCGACCATGATCGTCGAGTCGGGTCTCGACGTTCCCAACGCGAATACCATGTTCGTGAATCGCGCCGACATGTTCGGCCTGGCGCAGCTGTATCAGCTACGCGGACGGGTCGGGCGTTCGCACAGGCGCGCTTATTGTTATCTGCTTGCCGCCGATGGAATGGACGACGATTCGGAGCGTCGTCTCAAGATCCTGGAGCATCACACGGAGCTCGGATCCGGCTACCGAATCGCGCTCAAGGACATGGAGCTGCGCGGCGCCGGCAATTTGCTCGGTCCCGAGCAGTCGGGGTTCGTGCATGCTGTGGGATTCGATCTGTACCTCAAGATGCTGGAAGAGACTGTCCAGCGGGTGATGCGTGGCGGAGACGGCCCCAGGCTGCAGCCCGCCGACATCTCTCTCGACGTCGCCGCGTACATCCCCGACGACTACATGCCGTCACAGGACGCAAAGCTCGACGTGTATCGTCGTCTCACGTCGATGACCGAGCCCGAAGAAATAGCCGGCCTTCGCGCGGAAGTCCGGGACCGGTTTGGTACGCTCCCCCCCGAGGCGGCTCATTTCTTCATGGCCGCGACCCTGCGCTTACTGGGGGGCCGGATCGGGATCGAGACTCTTTCAGTGCGGGGCAACGAGGCCCGTATTACCTTTAGAGGCTCGGCGGTCCCATCCATGAAGGGGATCTCTTCGGCGTTCCACGAGGTACAATTTCAGGCCGAGGTGCGCCGCGCGCATCCATTATCGCTCAAGCTCACCCGGCTCGGCGGCGCGTCCGTGCTGGATGGGCTCGTCCACGCACTCACGTTGATCAAACCCACTCCAACAACAAGATGAAACCAGCTTCGCTCGCCCTTGCCGCTGCCGCGGCTTTCGTTGTAACCGCGACAGCG
The window above is part of the Gemmatimonadota bacterium genome. Proteins encoded here:
- the mfd gene encoding transcription-repair coupling factor; the protein is MALPTIIDAVEALPAFTRLANTVPGTGKRLTVAGLHGSSAAAMVAALARRMERRFFVIVAENVGDAERWLADLESLEGGDSVAFYPPRESFGEAEPHAEVAGERVETLERAARGDVRILITTARAIMERTRLPAILQHGRLELRKGDVRKLGELIEHLDSIGFERVDMVEDVGQFSVRGGIFDVYGFGMANPVRMEFWGDEISELRHFDLTTQRSTRDAEVALILPADGVAAKRASGRKRDVKAAQRAGDRVAITDLWAADTLVIVPSESHVAPEMRRTWDEAQHHLLLAMRRGEDVLTRDELYVAPATAVRTLGSFGTIALDGEGEPDIGFPFRAPETINRDLKLLNRIVRDGVPTLILCDNAGQIERLEELLTTSARDPMPAGLVLGVLAGGFFLPPRGTDPGLRVLTDHEIFRRERRIRRARKYITGGGIDTLGAITPGDYVVHLEHGIGIYRGIEQLFVKEATVEVAVIEYEGGDRLNVPLYRIDQIERYRAASDVGDDVPPPRLHKLGGRRWGQQRDRTRAAIQEMTVELLDLYARRSVATRTPALPDTTWQRQLESSFLFEDTNDQRKATVDVKGDMERPRPMDRLLVGDVGYGKTEIAVRAAFKAVQSGRQVAVLVPTTILADQHARTFGDRFADFPINVKVMSRFQTHKEQLDTLKEVAAKKVDVVIGTHRLLSPDVKFGDLGLIIIDEEHRFGVKHKERLKQLRLETDVLTLTATPIPRTLHQSLAGLRDMTLMQTPPRDRSPVLTYVEPWDEALIEEGISRELDRGGQVFFVHNRIETIDAIAQHIGRLVPRARIAVGHGQMRERELEEVMRRFVQGEVDVLVSTMIVESGLDVPNANTMFVNRADMFGLAQLYQLRGRVGRSHRRAYCYLLAADGMDDDSERRLKILEHHTELGSGYRIALKDMELRGAGNLLGPEQSGFVHAVGFDLYLKMLEETVQRVMRGGDGPRLQPADISLDVAAYIPDDYMPSQDAKLDVYRRLTSMTEPEEIAGLRAEVRDRFGTLPPEAAHFFMAATLRLLGGRIGIETLSVRGNEARITFRGSAVPSMKGISSAFHEVQFQAEVRRAHPLSLKLTRLGGASVLDGLVHALTLIKPTPTTR